One window of Hymenobacter sp. BRD128 genomic DNA carries:
- the lepB gene encoding signal peptidase I: MEVETPNDEVRQALHDQGVVEYEQLEDGIPAAGTNPETGKVGYFISCPANVAEYFKKQPYVKSLTVTAPSVQLFPDVADFHVSGAMSAVQRKWQLDNYGPLPVPKKGQTIALTPANAAIYYKIVSQYEHNPGVTWGPDGMIQQNGKPLTRYTIKQNYYFMMGDNRHNSEDSRFWGFVPEDHVVGKAVLIWLSLDPFGNAAHKVRWGRLFHTID; the protein is encoded by the coding sequence ATGGAAGTAGAAACGCCCAACGACGAGGTGCGCCAGGCCCTGCACGACCAAGGCGTGGTGGAGTACGAACAGCTAGAAGACGGGATTCCGGCGGCCGGCACTAACCCCGAAACGGGCAAAGTGGGCTACTTCATCAGCTGCCCGGCCAACGTGGCCGAGTATTTTAAAAAGCAGCCCTACGTGAAATCGCTGACCGTAACGGCCCCTAGCGTGCAGCTCTTCCCCGACGTGGCCGATTTTCATGTATCGGGCGCCATGAGCGCGGTGCAGCGCAAGTGGCAGCTCGACAACTACGGCCCGCTGCCCGTGCCCAAAAAAGGCCAGACCATCGCGCTCACGCCCGCCAACGCCGCCATTTACTACAAAATCGTGAGCCAGTACGAGCACAACCCGGGCGTTACCTGGGGCCCGGACGGCATGATTCAGCAAAATGGCAAGCCGCTGACGCGCTACACCATCAAGCAGAACTACTACTTCATGATGGGCGACAACCGCCACAATTCCGAAGACTCGCGCTTCTGGGGCTTCGTGCCCGAAGACCACGTGGTAGGCAAGGCCGTGCTTATCTGGCTCTCGCTCGACCCCTTCGGCAACGCCGCGCACAAGGTGCGCTGGGGTCGCCTGTTTCATACGATAGACTAG
- the cobA gene encoding uroporphyrinogen-III C-methyltransferase, protein MPMTRLPTIPELYVVGAGPGDPELLTLKAHRILQTADVILYDNLANQELLALAPVACECIYVGKKPYGEYTPQEVIHKLIREKALAKGRVIRLKGGDPFIFGRGFEEMLFARSQGIAAHYVPGISSMQAVGFEDIPLTHRQVSEGIWVLTGTKKDGSLSADLRLAMQSNSTVVIYMGMKKLPEIAATYVAEGRGYTPAAVVMHASLPQRKVVVGRVEELPTLVAAAGITYPAIIFIGDVVGVGRKMGLGTTSELSSMD, encoded by the coding sequence ATGCCTATGACCCGTTTGCCAACTATTCCCGAACTGTACGTGGTAGGTGCCGGCCCCGGCGACCCCGAGCTGCTGACCCTGAAAGCGCACCGCATTCTGCAAACGGCCGATGTGATTCTCTACGACAACCTCGCCAACCAGGAGCTGCTGGCGCTAGCCCCCGTGGCTTGCGAATGCATCTACGTGGGCAAAAAACCCTACGGCGAATACACGCCCCAGGAGGTTATTCACAAGTTAATCCGCGAGAAGGCGCTGGCCAAAGGCCGCGTTATTCGCCTGAAGGGTGGCGACCCGTTCATCTTCGGGCGGGGCTTTGAGGAGATGCTGTTTGCCCGCAGCCAGGGCATTGCGGCGCACTACGTGCCCGGTATTTCGAGTATGCAGGCCGTTGGCTTTGAAGATATTCCGCTCACGCACCGGCAGGTGAGTGAGGGCATCTGGGTGCTCACGGGCACCAAAAAAGACGGCTCGCTCTCGGCCGATTTGCGGCTAGCCATGCAAAGCAACTCGACGGTCGTCATCTACATGGGCATGAAAAAGCTGCCCGAAATCGCCGCTACTTACGTAGCCGAAGGCCGCGGCTATACGCCCGCCGCCGTAGTTATGCACGCCTCACTGCCGCAGCGCAAAGTCGTGGTAGGCCGCGTAGAAGAGTTGCCCACGCTGGTAGCCGCGGCCGGCATCACGTACCCGGCCATCATCTTTATTGGCGATGTGGTAGGCGTGGGCCGAAAAATGGGGCTAGGCACAACCAGCGAACTATCATCGATGGATTAA
- a CDS encoding DUF4202 domain-containing protein — translation MPSQTPPLAEAFRLFDAANSADPNLEPNETGELVPKEVLYAQRMSACLARVAPDAPEAVQLAARCQHIRRWSIPRQDFPMTRPGYHQWRNTLKKYHAELAGQLLAQAGYAPELITRVQELVQKLRLKDDPEVQLLEDVICLVFLEYYFLPFAAQHPEEKVLEIVQKTWPKMTARGHALALQLPFSPEARALVEKALA, via the coding sequence ATGCCTAGCCAAACTCCGCCCCTCGCCGAAGCTTTCCGCCTGTTCGACGCAGCTAACAGCGCAGACCCCAACCTCGAACCGAATGAGACGGGCGAGCTGGTGCCCAAGGAAGTGCTGTATGCCCAGCGCATGAGCGCCTGCCTGGCCCGCGTGGCGCCCGACGCGCCCGAAGCCGTGCAGCTCGCCGCCCGCTGCCAGCACATCCGGCGCTGGAGCATTCCGCGCCAGGACTTCCCCATGACGCGGCCCGGCTACCACCAGTGGCGCAACACGCTCAAGAAGTACCACGCCGAGCTGGCTGGCCAGCTTTTGGCCCAGGCCGGCTACGCGCCCGAGCTGATAACCCGCGTGCAGGAGCTGGTGCAGAAGCTGCGCCTGAAAGACGACCCCGAAGTGCAGCTGCTGGAAGACGTTATCTGCCTGGTATTTCTGGAGTATTATTTCCTGCCCTTCGCCGCCCAGCACCCCGAAGAAAAGGTGCTTGAGATAGTGCAGAAAACCTGGCCCAAAATGACCGCGCGCGGCCACGCGCTAGCCCTGCAACTACCCTTCTCGCCCGAGGCGCGGGCGCTGGTGGAGAAAGCCCTGGCCTAA
- a CDS encoding Crp/Fnr family transcriptional regulator, giving the protein MTTQAALAAHLQRRVPLPAPVLAEMLASFTTQRVQKRQFIVQPGFVATTRSYIVAGAFRAYVIDQEGRERTIQLAIDDWWISDYNSYISQQPATMFVVALETSTVLQITYEREQQLKSAHHAAETFFRIMAERSAAFFQRRIIANLTQTAEERYHDFLAHYPLLAQRVPQYALASYLNMTPEFLSKIRNNKA; this is encoded by the coding sequence ATGACCACACAAGCCGCCCTGGCAGCTCACCTCCAACGCCGGGTACCTCTACCCGCCCCCGTACTGGCGGAGATGCTAGCCAGCTTCACGACCCAGCGTGTGCAGAAACGGCAGTTCATTGTGCAGCCTGGCTTTGTGGCTACTACCCGCAGTTATATCGTAGCCGGGGCTTTTCGCGCCTACGTCATCGACCAAGAGGGCCGGGAGCGCACTATTCAGCTGGCTATCGACGATTGGTGGATTTCCGATTATAACAGCTACATCTCCCAGCAGCCGGCCACCATGTTTGTGGTGGCGCTCGAAACCAGCACGGTATTGCAGATTACCTACGAGCGCGAGCAGCAGCTAAAAAGTGCGCACCACGCAGCCGAAACCTTTTTTCGGATAATGGCCGAGCGCTCAGCCGCTTTTTTTCAGCGCCGCATCATCGCCAACCTTACCCAAACGGCCGAGGAGCGCTACCACGATTTTCTGGCTCATTACCCGCTGCTCGCCCAGCGCGTGCCGCAATACGCCTTAGCATCCTACCTAAATATGACGCCTGAATTCTTGTCAAAAATTAGAAATAATAAAGCGTAA
- a CDS encoding SDR family oxidoreductase, producing MTETAAKLRNKVAVITGGSSGIGLATAQLFAEQGARVAITGRNQAALDQAVAQIGHGALAVAGDVANVADLDRLFATVHQQLGAVDVLIVNAASYVLAPLADFTESMFDRVSNVNFKGTFFTVQKALPYLRDGASVVLTSSTVAEKGVPNHAAYAATKAATRSLARSFSAELLPRRIRVNVLTPGPVDTPVFESVTASKEEAEAAKAGMGQFAPVKRVATAREIAQASLYLATDDSSFMLGSELLIDGGIRTL from the coding sequence ATGACAGAGACAGCAGCAAAACTCCGCAATAAGGTAGCCGTTATCACAGGCGGCAGCAGCGGCATTGGCCTGGCTACGGCCCAACTATTTGCCGAGCAGGGCGCTCGCGTTGCCATTACGGGGCGCAACCAGGCAGCCCTGGACCAAGCCGTGGCCCAGATTGGCCACGGTGCCCTAGCCGTGGCCGGCGATGTGGCCAATGTAGCCGACCTCGACCGCTTGTTTGCCACTGTACATCAGCAGCTGGGCGCGGTAGATGTGCTCATCGTCAATGCTGCCAGTTATGTGCTAGCGCCGCTGGCCGACTTCACCGAGTCGATGTTTGACCGCGTGAGTAACGTCAATTTTAAAGGCACGTTCTTCACGGTGCAGAAGGCTTTACCCTACCTGCGCGACGGTGCTTCGGTGGTCCTCACCTCGTCTACGGTAGCCGAAAAGGGTGTGCCCAACCACGCCGCCTACGCCGCCACAAAAGCCGCTACGCGCTCGCTGGCCCGCAGCTTTTCGGCCGAGTTGCTGCCCCGGCGTATTCGGGTGAATGTGCTTACACCCGGCCCCGTCGATACGCCAGTATTCGAGTCTGTTACGGCCAGTAAGGAAGAAGCCGAAGCTGCCAAAGCTGGCATGGGACAGTTTGCCCCCGTGAAGCGGGTCGCCACTGCCCGCGAAATCGCCCAGGCCTCACTATACCTAGCCACCGATGACTCTAGTTTTATGCTCGGCAGCGAGCTTTTGATTGATGGAGGCATTCGCACGCTGTAA
- a CDS encoding HNH endonuclease, with amino-acid sequence MDQKVLVLNGDYTAITLCSVQKAFVLLFLDKAEMVAKSDHGTLRTISQAYPKPSIIRLARYVRVPYKGIALSRHNIFKRDQYECQYCGSGKNLTLDHVMPRSRGGDSGWTNLVAACSRCNHAKGQRTPSEANMPLRTQPKKPTLAGFLKLSAGTLDQNWHAYLG; translated from the coding sequence ATGGACCAAAAAGTGCTTGTACTCAATGGCGACTACACCGCCATTACCTTATGCAGCGTACAGAAGGCTTTCGTGCTGTTGTTTCTGGATAAAGCGGAAATGGTGGCCAAGTCGGACCACGGCACGCTGCGCACGATTTCACAGGCGTATCCCAAGCCCAGCATCATCCGGCTGGCGCGCTATGTGCGCGTGCCCTACAAAGGCATTGCCCTCAGCCGCCACAATATTTTCAAGCGCGACCAGTACGAGTGCCAGTATTGCGGCTCGGGCAAGAACCTGACCCTCGACCACGTGATGCCGCGCTCGCGCGGCGGCGACTCGGGCTGGACCAACCTCGTGGCGGCCTGCTCACGCTGCAACCACGCCAAAGGCCAGCGCACGCCTTCGGAGGCGAATATGCCTCTCCGCACCCAGCCCAAGAAGCCAACCCTAGCCGGCTTTCTCAAACTCTCGGCCGGCACCCTCGACCAGAACTGGCACGCCTACCTGGGCTAG
- the nirD gene encoding nitrite reductase small subunit NirD has product METLTAVTWLPVCRTSDVPADGGACALVEGEQVAIFNFARRGEWYATQNLCPHKQQMILARGMIGSTGEACEPKVACPYHKRTFSLLTGECLNADECAIQTYPIRVEGDMVYIGWA; this is encoded by the coding sequence ATGGAAACGCTGACCGCAGTTACCTGGCTCCCCGTGTGCCGGACCTCCGACGTGCCCGCCGACGGCGGGGCCTGCGCCCTGGTAGAGGGCGAGCAGGTGGCCATTTTCAACTTTGCCCGGCGCGGCGAGTGGTACGCCACCCAAAACCTGTGCCCCCACAAGCAGCAGATGATACTGGCCAGGGGCATGATTGGCAGCACCGGCGAGGCTTGCGAGCCCAAGGTGGCCTGCCCCTACCACAAGCGCACCTTCTCGCTACTCACCGGCGAGTGCCTGAATGCCGATGAGTGCGCTATTCAGACCTATCCTATTCGGGTAGAAGGCGATATGGTATACATCGGCTGGGCCTGA
- a CDS encoding NarK family nitrate/nitrite MFS transporter, which yields MDSLATAQQPLTRLNIFAAKGVQMRTFHLTWLTFFFCFFGWFGIAPLMPLVREQLHLDKGQVGNIVIASVSATILARLLMGKLCDTIGPRLAYTLLLAVGAIPVMLIGLSNSYQSFLLFRLAIGIIGASFVITQFHTSMMFAPNVVGTANAVAGGWGNLGGGIANMVMPLVAAAFVSLGYVDKANSWRLAMVVPGVILLIMAVLYYNYTEDTPRGNYADIERDATTQKKGTFLLALRDYRTWLLALAYGACFGIEITIDNVAAVYFVDHFGATLVAAGLLAGIFGFMNIFARGLGGIVADRTGRAYGLKGKWVLLSAFLVLEGIGIAFFSLAPSLTLAIVSMLVFALFLKMANGCTYSIVPFVNKQAIGSVSGIVGAGGNLGAMLVGFLFKSKEISYSTAFLYIGFGVAAVGALVLLVRLLAKETGEAPAEAPLALAGA from the coding sequence ATGGACTCCCTTGCTACTGCCCAGCAGCCGCTGACCCGGCTCAACATCTTCGCCGCCAAGGGCGTGCAAATGCGCACGTTTCACCTCACGTGGCTCACGTTTTTCTTCTGCTTTTTTGGGTGGTTTGGCATTGCGCCGCTCATGCCGCTGGTGCGCGAGCAGCTGCACCTCGATAAGGGGCAGGTGGGCAACATCGTGATTGCCTCGGTGTCGGCCACCATTCTGGCGCGCCTACTCATGGGCAAGCTCTGCGACACCATCGGCCCGCGGCTAGCCTACACCTTGCTGCTAGCGGTGGGTGCCATTCCGGTCATGCTTATCGGACTGAGCAACAGCTACCAGAGCTTCCTGCTGTTCCGGCTAGCCATCGGCATTATTGGTGCCTCGTTTGTCATTACGCAGTTTCACACCTCAATGATGTTTGCGCCCAATGTGGTGGGCACCGCCAACGCCGTGGCCGGCGGCTGGGGCAACCTTGGTGGCGGCATCGCCAACATGGTGATGCCCCTGGTAGCCGCCGCCTTCGTGAGCCTGGGCTACGTGGACAAAGCCAACTCGTGGCGGCTGGCGATGGTCGTACCCGGCGTTATTCTGCTGATAATGGCCGTGTTGTACTACAACTACACTGAAGACACGCCGCGCGGCAACTACGCCGATATTGAGCGCGACGCCACGACGCAGAAGAAAGGCACCTTCCTGCTGGCCCTGCGCGACTACCGCACCTGGCTGTTGGCGCTGGCCTACGGCGCCTGCTTCGGCATCGAAATCACCATCGACAACGTGGCCGCCGTGTACTTCGTCGACCACTTTGGGGCCACGCTGGTGGCGGCGGGCCTGCTGGCCGGCATCTTTGGCTTCATGAACATCTTCGCGAGGGGCCTGGGTGGCATCGTGGCCGACCGCACCGGCCGCGCCTACGGCCTCAAGGGCAAGTGGGTGCTGCTGAGCGCCTTCCTGGTACTCGAAGGCATTGGCATTGCGTTCTTTTCGCTGGCTCCCAGCCTCACGCTGGCCATCGTGTCGATGCTGGTGTTTGCGCTGTTTTTGAAAATGGCCAATGGCTGCACCTACTCCATCGTACCGTTTGTGAACAAGCAGGCCATCGGCAGCGTGAGCGGCATTGTGGGCGCGGGCGGCAACCTCGGCGCTATGCTGGTCGGCTTCCTGTTCAAGTCCAAGGAAATCAGCTACAGCACGGCCTTTCTCTACATCGGCTTCGGGGTGGCGGCCGTGGGCGCGCTGGTACTGCTGGTGCGCCTGCTAGCTAAAGAAACGGGCGAAGCGCCGGCCGAAGCGCCGCTGGCCCTGGCTGGGGCTTAG
- the nirB gene encoding nitrite reductase large subunit NirB: MAPQGKPTVVVIGNGMVGYKFCEKLLAKSTAFNLVVFGEEPRVAYDRVHLSEYFGGKTADDLLMAPQQWYHDHGIVLHLGDAVQEIDRASRTVHARSGLVQPYDYLVLATGSSAFVPDVPGVEKKGVMVYRTIEDLDQIKAYAATARSGAVLGGGLLGLEAAKALLDLGVADAHVVEFAPRLMPRQIDAAGSAMLQSKLEALGLKIHLSKATSHIGGEGKIDALHFGDGSILEVDMLVISAGIRPRDELAKLAGLEVGMRGGIVVNDEMRTSDSSIFAIGECALHGGMIYGLVAPGYDMAEVVVSQLQQGARAFTGYDMSSKLKLIGVDVASFGDPFIAEPHSRSIVFEDAHSGVYKRINLSPDGKYLLGGVLIGDAEAYNMLLQTVNNKIVLPPHPEDLILGARGGEASEGAGVMSLPNEALVCSCEAVTKGMICDAVTELGATSVDAMKKCNKAGTGCGGCVPMVKDLINGTLTAQGAYIKNVLCEHFDYSRQELFDLLKINDIRTYSAALDHFGTGDGCEVCKPAVGSILSGLWNELIVKQNTIQDTNDRYLANIQKGGSYSVMPRMAGGEVSPQQLMAIGRIAEKYNLYTKITGGQRIDMFGAHVSDLPNIWEELIAEGFESGHAYGKSLRTVKSCVGSTWCRYGLHDSVSFAIEIENRYKGIRSPHKMKSGVSGCVRECAEAQAKDFGVIATEKGWNLYVCGNGGAKPQHAQLLAADIDKETLLKYLDRFLMFYIKTADPLMRTATWLNKLDGGIAYLKNVVINDSLGICADLEAEIALLIKNYHCEWKEVVENPELRKQFTHFVNAPQVKDPTMEFAEMRGQKMSKAW; encoded by the coding sequence ATGGCACCGCAGGGAAAACCAACCGTCGTTGTTATCGGCAACGGCATGGTCGGCTACAAATTTTGCGAGAAGCTCCTCGCCAAATCGACCGCTTTTAACCTCGTAGTATTTGGCGAAGAGCCCCGCGTGGCCTACGACCGCGTGCACCTGAGCGAGTATTTCGGCGGCAAAACCGCCGACGACCTGCTGATGGCCCCCCAGCAGTGGTACCACGACCATGGTATCGTGCTGCATCTGGGCGATGCCGTGCAGGAAATCGACCGGGCTAGCCGCACGGTGCACGCCCGCAGTGGCCTCGTGCAGCCCTACGACTACCTGGTGCTGGCCACCGGCTCGTCGGCCTTCGTGCCCGATGTGCCGGGCGTGGAAAAGAAAGGCGTGATGGTGTACCGCACCATCGAGGACCTCGACCAGATAAAGGCCTACGCCGCCACCGCCCGCAGCGGCGCCGTACTCGGCGGTGGCCTGCTTGGCCTCGAAGCCGCTAAGGCCCTGCTCGACCTTGGCGTGGCCGATGCCCACGTGGTGGAGTTTGCCCCCCGCCTGATGCCCAGGCAGATAGACGCCGCCGGCAGCGCCATGCTGCAAAGCAAGCTGGAGGCGCTAGGGTTGAAAATTCACCTCAGCAAAGCTACCTCGCACATCGGCGGCGAGGGCAAGATTGACGCGCTGCACTTCGGCGACGGCTCCATTCTGGAAGTTGATATGCTGGTGATTTCGGCCGGCATCCGGCCCCGCGACGAGCTAGCCAAGCTAGCCGGCCTGGAAGTGGGCATGCGCGGCGGCATCGTGGTAAACGACGAGATGCGCACCAGCGACTCCAGCATCTTCGCCATCGGCGAGTGCGCGCTGCACGGCGGCATGATTTACGGCCTCGTGGCGCCCGGCTACGACATGGCTGAGGTGGTAGTGAGCCAGTTGCAGCAGGGCGCCCGCGCCTTCACCGGCTACGACATGAGCAGCAAGCTCAAGCTCATCGGCGTAGATGTGGCTAGCTTCGGCGACCCGTTTATCGCGGAGCCGCACAGCCGCAGCATCGTGTTTGAAGACGCGCACAGCGGCGTGTACAAGCGCATCAACCTCAGCCCCGACGGCAAGTACCTACTGGGCGGCGTGCTCATCGGCGATGCCGAAGCCTACAACATGCTGCTGCAAACGGTCAACAACAAAATCGTGCTGCCGCCGCACCCCGAAGACCTCATCCTGGGTGCCCGCGGCGGCGAGGCGAGCGAAGGCGCCGGCGTAATGAGCCTGCCCAACGAGGCCCTGGTGTGCTCGTGCGAGGCCGTAACTAAAGGCATGATTTGCGATGCCGTGACCGAGCTGGGCGCTACCAGCGTGGACGCGATGAAGAAATGCAATAAGGCCGGCACTGGCTGCGGCGGCTGCGTGCCCATGGTGAAGGACCTCATCAACGGCACACTCACGGCGCAGGGCGCCTACATCAAAAACGTACTGTGCGAGCACTTCGACTACTCGCGCCAGGAGCTGTTCGACTTATTGAAAATCAACGACATTCGTACCTATAGCGCGGCGCTCGACCACTTTGGCACCGGCGATGGCTGCGAGGTGTGCAAGCCCGCCGTGGGCAGCATCTTGTCGGGCCTCTGGAACGAGCTGATTGTCAAGCAAAACACCATCCAGGATACCAACGACCGCTACCTGGCTAACATCCAGAAGGGCGGCAGCTACTCGGTGATGCCGCGCATGGCGGGCGGCGAGGTATCGCCCCAGCAGCTGATGGCCATCGGTCGCATCGCGGAGAAGTACAACCTGTACACCAAGATTACGGGTGGCCAGCGCATCGACATGTTCGGGGCGCACGTCAGCGACTTGCCTAATATCTGGGAGGAGCTGATTGCCGAGGGCTTTGAGAGCGGGCACGCCTACGGCAAGAGCCTGCGCACCGTGAAAAGCTGCGTGGGCAGCACCTGGTGCCGCTACGGCCTGCACGACAGCGTGAGCTTCGCCATCGAAATCGAAAATCGGTACAAGGGCATTCGCTCGCCCCACAAAATGAAGAGCGGCGTGAGTGGCTGCGTGCGCGAATGCGCTGAGGCCCAAGCCAAAGACTTCGGCGTAATTGCCACCGAAAAGGGTTGGAACCTGTACGTGTGCGGCAACGGCGGCGCCAAGCCCCAGCACGCCCAGCTGCTAGCCGCCGATATTGATAAAGAAACCCTCCTCAAGTACCTCGACCGCTTCCTGATGTTCTACATTAAGACGGCCGACCCGCTGATGCGCACCGCCACTTGGCTCAACAAGCTGGACGGCGGCATAGCCTACCTCAAAAACGTGGTCATCAACGACAGCCTCGGCATCTGTGCCGACCTGGAGGCAGAAATCGCGCTGCTCATCAAAAATTACCATTGCGAGTGGAAGGAAGTGGTCGAAAACCCGGAGCTGCGCAAGCAGTTCACCCACTTCGTGAACGCGCCCCAGGTGAAAGACCCCACGATGGAATTTGCCGAGATGCGCGGGCAAAAAATGTCCAAAGCCTGGTAA
- a CDS encoding alpha/beta fold hydrolase yields MNLIKAGSDAAGKPIEINYVDYGQGNPVVLIHGWPLDLQSWEFQLAELPLHGVRVVAYDRRGFGKSSKPWDGYNYDQFADDLKAVLDNLDLQNVTLVGFSMGGGEVARYMSRHQGARVSKVVFISAVTPYLLKTADNPDGVDKSVFDDMLKNIGKDRPDFLATFSKGFYGVGALSHPVSQATLDWSQSIALHATPRATTECVKAFSATDFRQDLKGIKVPALFIHGDADKTVPLDNSAKRAVELVPGAQLVVYNGEAHGLNVTAADRLNRDLLTFISGQPVSEEYSEGEAYPAGAAEEQTY; encoded by the coding sequence ATGAACCTCATCAAAGCAGGCAGCGACGCCGCTGGCAAGCCTATTGAAATCAATTATGTAGATTATGGCCAGGGCAACCCGGTAGTCCTCATCCACGGCTGGCCGCTCGACCTTCAGTCCTGGGAGTTTCAGCTGGCCGAGCTGCCGTTGCACGGCGTGCGCGTGGTGGCCTACGACCGCCGCGGCTTTGGTAAGTCATCAAAGCCCTGGGACGGTTACAATTACGACCAGTTTGCCGACGACTTGAAGGCCGTGCTCGATAATCTCGATTTGCAAAACGTGACCCTGGTCGGCTTCTCAATGGGCGGCGGCGAAGTAGCCCGCTACATGAGCCGCCACCAGGGCGCGCGCGTGAGCAAGGTGGTCTTTATCAGCGCCGTGACTCCTTACCTACTCAAGACGGCGGATAACCCCGATGGCGTAGATAAGTCGGTGTTTGACGATATGCTGAAAAATATCGGCAAGGACCGCCCCGATTTTCTGGCCACATTCAGCAAAGGCTTCTACGGCGTGGGCGCCTTGAGCCACCCCGTGAGCCAGGCCACTCTCGACTGGAGCCAGAGCATTGCCTTGCACGCCACGCCGCGCGCCACCACCGAGTGCGTAAAAGCCTTTAGCGCCACCGATTTCCGCCAGGATTTGAAAGGAATCAAAGTGCCGGCGCTGTTTATCCACGGCGATGCCGACAAAACGGTGCCGCTCGACAACAGTGCCAAGCGCGCCGTCGAACTCGTGCCCGGCGCCCAATTGGTGGTGTACAATGGCGAAGCCCACGGCCTAAACGTAACGGCCGCCGACCGTCTCAACCGCGACCTGCTCACGTTCATCAGCGGCCAGCCGGTATCAGAAGAGTATTCGGAAGGGGAAGCCTACCCGGCCGGTGCCGCCGAGGAGCAGACCTATTAG
- a CDS encoding DUF3298 and DUF4163 domain-containing protein, translated as MKCSLYALLGLLGLAACNHQPAATTTTVGAGAASPPSAVASSPGTSYHVYRALLPGQADSITLHLVAAPRSFDATGTTGRFGSYYGLDGHPYTLQGQPSLTPDSVVLFETSPEKAIDPNGPTLYWRLRQSGRGDLAGTVGGQPTRLRLVQPAAGALTFAVRYFADSAAAFPKDVQSPRGHISLQALVPTGGDADLRQRLTDNILVGLRGDTLDGLPPVTLTALYKQQRQQFFKEYREDAADTRPATADTAGLGTYAPGLSYEDQTNTYVLYRQTNLLSLGFFHYNYSGGAHGAYGTAGASYDLRTGRRLRYDDIFRPEAAQQLPALLGRAVRPLVGLAAAEPLDKQLFVKQMPVTQNVYLTTSGAVFIYQPYEIAAYAQGEIRVFLPLSELRPLLRDGLPLPGSGVVAR; from the coding sequence ATGAAATGCTCTCTGTACGCGCTGCTGGGGTTGCTCGGCCTGGCGGCCTGCAACCACCAGCCAGCGGCCACTACCACTACTGTCGGCGCGGGTGCGGCTAGCCCACCGTCGGCAGTGGCTAGCTCGCCCGGCACCTCCTACCACGTGTACCGCGCCCTGCTGCCGGGCCAGGCCGATAGCATTACGCTGCACCTAGTGGCCGCCCCGCGCAGCTTCGACGCCACGGGCACCACGGGCCGCTTCGGTAGCTACTACGGCCTTGATGGCCACCCCTATACCTTGCAAGGCCAGCCTAGCCTGACTCCCGACAGCGTGGTGCTGTTTGAAACCAGCCCCGAAAAGGCCATCGACCCCAACGGGCCTACGCTGTACTGGCGCCTGCGCCAGTCCGGCCGGGGCGACCTGGCGGGCACCGTGGGCGGGCAGCCGACGCGCCTGCGGCTGGTGCAGCCGGCGGCCGGCGCGCTCACGTTTGCCGTGCGCTACTTTGCCGACTCGGCCGCAGCTTTTCCCAAAGATGTGCAGTCGCCGCGCGGACACATCAGCTTGCAGGCACTGGTGCCGACCGGGGGCGACGCCGACTTGCGCCAGCGCCTGACCGACAACATATTAGTAGGCCTGCGCGGCGATACGCTCGATGGCTTACCGCCGGTGACGCTCACGGCGCTTTATAAGCAGCAGCGCCAGCAGTTTTTCAAGGAATACCGCGAGGATGCGGCCGATACCCGCCCGGCCACCGCCGACACGGCAGGCCTGGGCACCTATGCCCCCGGCCTGAGCTACGAAGACCAGACGAATACCTACGTGCTCTACCGCCAGACCAACTTGCTGAGCCTGGGGTTCTTTCATTACAACTACAGTGGTGGTGCACACGGCGCGTATGGCACTGCGGGCGCCAGCTACGACCTGCGCACCGGGCGCCGCCTGCGCTACGATGATATTTTTCGGCCTGAGGCGGCGCAGCAGCTGCCCGCCTTGCTAGGCCGGGCGGTACGCCCGCTGGTGGGGCTAGCCGCCGCCGAACCGCTCGATAAGCAGCTCTTCGTGAAGCAGATGCCGGTGACGCAGAATGTGTACCTGACGACCAGCGGAGCCGTTTTTATTTACCAGCCCTACGAAATTGCGGCGTATGCGCAGGGCGAAATACGGGTGTTTTTGCCACTTTCCGAACTGCGCCCGCTGCTGCGCGATGGCCTGCCGCTGCCGGGCAGCGGCGTAGTGGCCCGCTAG